In Chitinophaga sp. H8, the sequence CGTAAGGTCCACAGTTTTGAGAGGCGCTTTTCCCTTATAGGTAATTCTCCAGATACGGCCACGGGTATGGTCACGCAGAGGATCACGAAAACCCTGTTCACCGTGCTGGATGATCGGATCATACCAGTCCACCACGTATAAGGCACCATCAGGACCGAACTTGATATCTACCGGCCGGAAATTAGGATCTTTGGACTGCAGTAGCGGTGTAGTTTCATCGGCTACAATACCACTTCCTTCTTCACGGGGCACATGCTGACGAACACCCTGGAAACCGATGAAAGTATTGAACAGCACATTGCCCTGCGCACTTTCCGGAAAGGCCCTGGAGGAAATAATTTCCACACCACAGGTTTTGGGTTTCACTTTGGTAGTCAGAAAATCCTTCATACCCATGTGTTTTTTGGGATAGTCGATGGCCACGGTGAGAGGTGGTGCAAAGTAATTCATACCGGTAGACACATCTGCGATAATGTGCGTGCCATTGCGGGTAAATACATTGCCCCAGGGGTTAGCATAAGGATAAGAAATATAAGGTTCCAGCTTCATGGTACGGGGTTCATAACGCCAGGTTACGCCATAGGCGCCTCTCTGAGGGCCATATGGTGTTTCTATCTGCGAATGCAGAAAAGTGCCTGAGTGCATATATAAAGCACCGTCAGGCCCCCAGGTGTAGGCGTTGAGCACATGATGGGAATCTTCTGTACCAAAGCCGCTGAGCAACGTTTGCCGGAAATCGGCGCGTCCATCTCCATTGGTATCTTTCAGGAAAACGAAGTTTGGCGCCTGCGTTACGAATACGCCTCCATGTCCCAGTTCAAAACCGGTGGGAAGATAAAGGCTGTCTGCAAATACAGCATGATGATCTGCCTTTCCATCTCCGTTGGTATCTTCCAATATAACGAGGCGGTCATCAGGAGGACTACCCGGGAAATAATGCGGATAAGCCGGCATACAGGCTACCCACATCCGCCCTTTGGCATCGAAGGTAATACTCACCGGATTCACGATAGGAAAGTCTGCTTCCGAAGCGAACAATTCAATTTCATAACCCTTTTGCAGAATAAATTGTGATTTGGCAGCTTCCGCGTCACCACTTTTTGCAGGTGTCATCTGCTCCCGGCTGAATGTAGTGATCTGCTTAGCTTTCTGAATATCAGGAGTGGTATTCGCAGCACTGCCAGCCCATATCACACTGTCGAGCCTTGCCACAATCTGGTCGATCTTCATCGCCTCTTCGGGCAGGGTTTGTCCGCCGGCCCATTCCCGGCGCCTGCCGTAAATATATTCTCCATTTTGTGCTTTGAAACGATAAAAGAAATGCTGGTTCTTTTTTGCCACCACTTCACGTAGCAGACGCGAATGTTCGTCCTCCGTCCACGAAGCTGCTGGCAGGGCCAGCGCACGTGCCATGATCTCACTTACCTCCCGGTATCCCCTATCATTCAGATGAATGCCGTTGATGGTAAGAGAATCATTGCCTTTTTCCAGCTTTGCGGTAGGCTCATAAAGATCAATGAAAGGAATGTCCAGCTGACTGGCTACCGCTTTCATACCTTTCACATACAGGATAAGGTTGCTGTTATGTTTAGCAGGGTCCGGCAGCAATCCGCCCAGTGCTTCATGCGCAATAGGTGATACGAGAATGATGCGGGATTTCCCCTTCCCATTGAAGGATTGCTGCTGCAGATGAGACAACAGGCCGCTGAGGTGCTGTTTGAAACTTTCCAGGCTGTCGGGACCTTTGAAGGCTTCATTCAATCCGAAGCAGGCAAAAATAATATCTGCTTCCTGCTGCTTCAGGTGCTCATCAAGCGTTCCGAAGTTCAGCGGACGGGGCCGCAGATCCACCTCATCGGCACTCCATGCCAGGTTTCTGACACGAAGGTGCCGGTCCGGAAAGCTTTTGTATAAAAGCGTTTCAAAATAATTGTTTTCCTGCATGCGCTCGGCAAAAGTGTTGCCGATAAAAACAATGCTGCTGTTCTCCTGTGGGTCCAGCTGGTATACGACACTTTGCTTCCCACAGGAAAAGAAAAGTACCGCTGCCAGCAAAATGAACCGTTGAGTCAATGAAGATTTGATCATTTCGGGTAATGGTCTGTTTAGCGTTAAATATGATACATGGCTTTACCAGCCGGTATTTTGTTCAAGATTGGGATTCTTTTCAATCTCTCTTTGTGGAATCGGCATAAAGTACATCTTCTCCTGAAACACATAAGGTCCCTGCGTAGCCGGTTTGGCTTCGTAAGTATAAGTACCGTTGTTTTGCCGGGTGATGTACATAGCATGAAAGGTTTTCCCATTCAGCTTGTCTGCCGCTATTTTCCATCGCCGCAAATCCCAGTAACGTTTTTGTTCAAAGGCCAGCTCGATATACCGCTCGTGCCGGATACGTTCTCTCATGACTGTCTTACTTAGTCCTGCAGGCAGCTGGTATGGCGTTAGTCCCGCTCTCTGGCGGATACGTTCAATAGCATCATACACACTTTGATCAGGAGCTCCTAATACCTCATTGCGTGCCTCCGCATAGTTGAGCAGCACTTCAGCGTAGCGCAACTCCTGCCAGTTCTGATCACTGCCGGAGTTGCCATAATAATCCTTATTGCTTTCATTCGTTCCCTTCCGCATCAGATAACCGGTAATGGTAGCATAGGGTTTGTTGATGCCATCTATCGGTGCGTCAACATACATGTACACCGGCAAGCCCTGGTAGCCGAAGGTAGAACCGTTCACGATCAGCGTAGCATCGAAGCGCGGATCCCTGTTCACGTATGGATTTGTGGCATCGTAGCCGGAACCTGGTTCATTGATGG encodes:
- a CDS encoding PVC-type heme-binding CxxCH protein codes for the protein MIKSSLTQRFILLAAVLFFSCGKQSVVYQLDPQENSSIVFIGNTFAERMQENNYFETLLYKSFPDRHLRVRNLAWSADEVDLRPRPLNFGTLDEHLKQQEADIIFACFGLNEAFKGPDSLESFKQHLSGLLSHLQQQSFNGKGKSRIILVSPIAHEALGGLLPDPAKHNSNLILYVKGMKAVASQLDIPFIDLYEPTAKLEKGNDSLTINGIHLNDRGYREVSEIMARALALPAASWTEDEHSRLLREVVAKKNQHFFYRFKAQNGEYIYGRRREWAGGQTLPEEAMKIDQIVARLDSVIWAGSAANTTPDIQKAKQITTFSREQMTPAKSGDAEAAKSQFILQKGYEIELFASEADFPIVNPVSITFDAKGRMWVACMPAYPHYFPGSPPDDRLVILEDTNGDGKADHHAVFADSLYLPTGFELGHGGVFVTQAPNFVFLKDTNGDGRADFRQTLLSGFGTEDSHHVLNAYTWGPDGALYMHSGTFLHSQIETPYGPQRGAYGVTWRYEPRTMKLEPYISYPYANPWGNVFTRNGTHIIADVSTGMNYFAPPLTVAIDYPKKHMGMKDFLTTKVKPKTCGVEIISSRAFPESAQGNVLFNTFIGFQGVRQHVPREEGSGIVADETTPLLQSKDPNFRPVDIKFGPDGALYVVDWYDPIIQHGEQGFRDPLRDHTRGRIWRITYKGKAPLKTVDLTQLGTLQLLDQLKVYEDRERYRARVRLGELPANEVLPALQQWLSALDKKDSAYDYHRLEGLWLHQQFHQPDEALLASLLGSSDPHIRAAATRVLYYWADHIKGAQEKLAALAVDAAPRVRVEAIAALSHFKNEATVKALLAATKSPVDDYIGYALIESFKHLKPVWMEMFRKDKDFLAGEPEQANFLFRPLLSVKELQVPGFITDDPDYAKYGVAPLSAKEIKALTGVPVFDKFRENNPDLFSETTAPPTKTPEAPVQQMGEIVVHLASLPGKMLYDKDILTVTAGKTVSLIFDNRDQMAHNVVIVKPGSLEKVGQAADKMAVEDDGYERNFVPDMQEVLFHTPLVSAGTSYQLNFTAPGSAGNYPFICTFPGHWRMMKGMIKVVK